A single window of Pontibacillus chungwhensis DNA harbors:
- a CDS encoding UPF0182 family membrane protein produces the protein MDNETSNVRGFPSGGNKKMKKFGGWFGKIALVVVVLLVLTLLSLSWITEYIWMGSVGYQDSYMTILTSKFMLGIVGFILFAVCTYITFSWVRKSYLRHFTEGQLPTLVTSKKWSRSLVLLLALIIGLIGSTIVQGIGWEPWLKFLNYEPFGVSDPHFDRDVSFYMFVLPFIEFALSTVLGLAIFFLFVEIGLYSVFTMYRTSRTAQVHLGTTLAIIGVLLAAQHVFEPFYSLLTNRVNVAQQSVVHGLSYTDDVINNPASYVLAGVALLGTIWVIISLFRGKWKSMILPIILYIVVGIVAQGASMIVQNFVVSPNEFSKERPYLEENLAMTRTAYELEDMTEAQHPGADTLDREMVERNQDTINNVRINDSRPILDVYNQLQTFRTYYEFNDIDIDRYNIDGEYQQVFLGARELNTSDLPSQAQTWVNQNLRYTHGYGLAMSNVHEITPQGQPEYMVQNLPPQGELEITRPQVYFGEEQYDTVVVNSGVDEFDYPSGDENKSNRFEADTGIPLLGINRALFALDEGSFRLFVSDQVTGDSQMLQTRNIMDRVERIAPFLQYDEDPYIFVRDDGTMAWMIDAYVTESNYPYSEAYEGSKNYIRNSVKVTVDAYTGETTFYVVDPDEPLLQTYRNIFPELFTEEVPEDVRNHFRYPIDLFKVQSQLYQTYHMTNLEVFYNREDYWEIPTEKYFNEDVTMEPYYVTMRLPEAEEEEFVLMTPFTPRNRQNMIAWMGVRNDGDNYGDMMVYEFPKQENVYGPQQIENRINQDSDISQQLNLWSQGGSEVIRGNLLVLPIEDTILYAEPIYIKSSNETSLPEVKQVIVAYQNQIVMEPTFDRALEVLLSRIDPDSEAPEGEGEQGETPDTGEMLESSQVLQQVSDLFDQYQEQTSEGNYQEAGRIMEEIQSLLEEAQQEQQPSEPTEVEGEEESTDSPEE, from the coding sequence TTGGATAATGAAACAAGTAATGTCAGAGGGTTTCCCTCTGGTGGGAATAAAAAGATGAAAAAGTTTGGCGGATGGTTTGGGAAAATTGCGCTTGTCGTGGTTGTTCTCTTGGTTCTCACCCTCTTGTCTCTAAGCTGGATTACAGAGTACATATGGATGGGGAGTGTGGGCTACCAGGATTCCTACATGACGATTTTAACAAGCAAGTTTATGCTTGGAATCGTTGGTTTTATCCTGTTTGCTGTCTGTACGTATATTACGTTTAGTTGGGTAAGGAAATCGTATTTAAGGCACTTTACGGAAGGGCAGCTGCCAACTCTTGTAACGAGTAAAAAGTGGAGTCGCTCATTGGTTCTTCTTCTGGCCTTAATCATCGGTCTAATCGGAAGTACAATTGTACAGGGGATAGGATGGGAACCATGGCTTAAGTTCTTAAATTACGAGCCGTTTGGTGTGAGCGATCCCCATTTTGATCGCGATGTGTCATTCTACATGTTCGTATTACCATTCATTGAATTTGCACTATCCACTGTGCTTGGTCTTGCGATTTTCTTCTTATTTGTGGAAATCGGATTGTATTCCGTCTTCACTATGTATCGCACAAGCCGAACAGCGCAAGTCCATCTTGGTACGACGCTTGCGATTATTGGTGTTCTTCTTGCAGCGCAGCACGTGTTTGAACCGTTTTATTCACTTCTAACAAATCGAGTGAACGTAGCGCAACAAAGTGTTGTCCATGGTTTAAGCTACACCGATGATGTCATTAACAATCCAGCCTCATACGTGCTAGCTGGTGTGGCCCTCTTAGGAACAATTTGGGTCATTATTTCGCTGTTCCGCGGCAAATGGAAGAGCATGATTCTGCCGATTATTTTGTATATCGTTGTAGGGATTGTAGCGCAGGGGGCTTCGATGATTGTTCAGAACTTCGTTGTATCGCCAAATGAATTCTCGAAAGAGCGTCCGTATTTGGAAGAGAACCTGGCTATGACCAGGACGGCTTATGAGCTTGAAGATATGACAGAAGCTCAGCACCCGGGAGCAGATACGCTAGACCGGGAAATGGTAGAACGGAATCAGGATACCATTAATAATGTGCGCATTAACGATAGTCGTCCGATTTTGGATGTGTACAATCAGCTTCAAACGTTCCGTACGTATTATGAATTTAATGATATCGATATTGATCGTTACAACATTGACGGGGAGTATCAGCAAGTCTTCCTTGGTGCCCGTGAGCTGAATACATCAGACTTACCGTCCCAAGCTCAGACGTGGGTGAACCAAAACCTTCGTTATACGCACGGGTACGGGCTTGCAATGAGTAATGTGCATGAAATTACCCCACAAGGGCAGCCGGAATACATGGTTCAGAACTTGCCTCCACAAGGGGAACTTGAGATTACACGACCTCAGGTGTACTTCGGGGAAGAGCAATATGACACGGTTGTTGTAAATAGTGGAGTCGACGAGTTTGATTACCCTTCTGGTGATGAGAACAAGTCGAACCGATTTGAAGCAGACACAGGAATCCCGCTTTTAGGTATTAATCGCGCGCTCTTTGCACTTGATGAAGGGTCGTTCCGTTTATTCGTGTCAGATCAAGTAACAGGTGACAGTCAAATGCTTCAGACGCGAAACATTATGGATCGCGTTGAGCGCATTGCTCCGTTTCTTCAGTATGATGAAGATCCGTATATTTTCGTAAGAGATGATGGCACGATGGCCTGGATGATTGATGCATATGTAACAGAAAGCAATTATCCGTATTCGGAAGCCTATGAAGGTAGCAAAAACTATATTCGTAACTCTGTTAAAGTAACAGTGGATGCTTATACAGGGGAAACGACGTTCTACGTTGTTGATCCTGATGAACCGCTCCTTCAGACATACAGAAACATCTTCCCGGAACTGTTCACAGAAGAGGTACCAGAAGATGTGCGTAATCACTTCCGTTATCCAATCGACCTATTCAAGGTTCAGTCTCAGCTTTATCAGACGTACCACATGACGAATCTTGAAGTCTTCTATAACCGCGAGGACTACTGGGAGATTCCGACGGAGAAATACTTCAACGAAGATGTAACGATGGAACCGTACTACGTGACCATGCGTCTTCCTGAAGCAGAGGAAGAGGAATTCGTTCTAATGACGCCATTTACACCACGAAATCGTCAAAATATGATCGCCTGGATGGGCGTCCGAAACGATGGTGATAACTACGGTGATATGATGGTTTATGAATTCCCTAAACAAGAAAACGTCTATGGGCCGCAGCAGATTGAGAACCGGATTAACCAGGATAGTGATATATCTCAGCAGTTGAACCTCTGGTCTCAAGGTGGCTCTGAAGTTATCCGCGGGAACTTACTCGTTCTGCCGATTGAGGATACCATCCTTTATGCGGAACCGATCTATATCAAATCATCCAATGAAACGTCTCTACCAGAAGTGAAGCAGGTGATTGTCGCTTATCAGAACCAGATTGTGATGGAGCCGACCTTTGACCGTGCTTTAGAAGTCTTGTTATCCCGCATTGATCCGGACAGCGAAGCGCCGGAAGGAGAAGGGGAGCAAGGAGAGACGCCTGATACAGGTGAGATGCTTGAATCGAGCCAAGTGCTTCAGCAAGTATCCGACCTATTCGATCAGTATCAGGAACAAACGTCAGAAGGAAATTATCAAGAAGCCGGGCGAATTATGGAAGAGATTCAGTCTCTACTTGAGGAAGCTCAACAAGAGCAACAACCTTCAGAGCCAACAGAGGTTGAAGGTGAAGAAGAGTCAACGGATAGTCCGGAAGAATAA
- a CDS encoding nuclease-related domain-containing protein codes for MPLYKPRTKPSHLTILETLQKRTSLSSKASSDYARWLKGFEGEQRFDHFIEPLANEAYLLHDLLLKKQNTTFQIDTLMITSEKIYLFEIKNYEGDFIYEDNQFYRLPKNEILNPLHQLQRATSLLGQLLKSQGYTLPIEGYVIFINPHFHLYQAPLTPTIIFPTQLTSFLDQLKTSSPLTSFHKKLAEELHALHITDSSLNETPSYTFDNLRKGITCLQCSSLSVEVEGHKCICKSCGAKEKSSQAILRSVEELQLLFPEEKIKTQIVYEWCGQLGSLKRIRSVLQKHFTMKSVNQWAYFE; via the coding sequence ATGCCGCTATACAAACCTCGAACGAAACCTTCCCACTTAACCATTCTAGAAACCCTACAAAAAAGAACTTCTCTATCCTCCAAAGCAAGCAGCGATTATGCCCGCTGGCTGAAAGGATTCGAAGGAGAACAACGATTCGATCATTTTATAGAACCTCTCGCCAATGAAGCTTATTTACTTCACGACCTCTTACTCAAAAAACAAAACACGACGTTTCAAATCGATACGCTTATGATTACTTCTGAGAAAATCTATCTCTTTGAAATTAAGAATTATGAAGGGGACTTTATTTACGAAGACAATCAATTCTACCGTTTACCGAAAAACGAGATTCTAAACCCTCTCCACCAGCTGCAAAGAGCTACCTCATTACTAGGTCAACTGTTAAAATCACAAGGATACACCCTCCCTATCGAAGGGTATGTCATCTTTATCAATCCCCATTTCCACCTTTACCAAGCACCACTCACACCAACCATCATATTCCCAACACAGTTAACATCTTTTCTAGACCAACTGAAGACCTCTTCTCCACTAACCTCTTTCCATAAGAAATTAGCAGAAGAGCTCCATGCGCTCCACATCACTGATTCTTCCTTAAATGAAACACCTTCTTATACATTTGATAATTTACGAAAAGGGATTACCTGCCTCCAATGCTCTTCCTTATCCGTTGAGGTTGAGGGTCATAAGTGTATATGCAAGAGCTGTGGTGCCAAAGAAAAATCCAGCCAAGCGATCTTGCGAAGCGTTGAAGAATTACAGTTGCTGTTTCCTGAAGAGAAAATCAAGACACAAATCGTTTATGAATGGTGCGGGCAGCTTGGAAGTCTCAAGAGGATTAGAAGCGTTCTGCAGAAGCATTTTACGATGAAAAGCGTGAATCAGTGGGCGTATTTTGAATAG